In the Candidatus Methylomirabilota bacterium genome, one interval contains:
- a CDS encoding amidohydrolase family protein, whose amino-acid sequence MTTRREFLRTSAATAGLVFVGCDLLAARPARAQARRREVFVDGKRVKTIDVHAHCAVPEALALMNLKLAGPGLRTDLDMATQLGVRLQAMDEQGIDVQALSINPNWYKVDRDLAKQVCAIQNEKLAAACAATPDRFVAFATVALQHPDLAAEQLEEGVKRFGLRGAGIGGNVGGMEISDRKFDPFWAKAEALGVPVFIHPQGDGAPDQLNSRFQGNGYLGNVIGNPLETTIALSHLIFEGTLDRHPRLKIIGAHGGGFLPSYSGRSDFGCPTRPDLCPGGTHGTIKKKPTDYLKQMYYDTMVFNPEGVRHLAAEVGTGQLLVGTDYPYPWTKTQVDLILQTPGFSDVDRAAILGGTAAALLKIAI is encoded by the coding sequence ATGACCACACGCCGGGAATTCCTTCGGACCTCCGCGGCCACCGCCGGCCTCGTCTTCGTAGGCTGCGATCTTCTCGCCGCCCGGCCGGCGCGCGCGCAAGCGCGCCGGCGCGAAGTGTTCGTGGACGGCAAGCGCGTCAAGACCATCGACGTCCACGCCCACTGCGCGGTGCCGGAGGCGCTCGCCCTCATGAACCTCAAGCTCGCCGGGCCGGGGCTCCGCACCGACCTCGACATGGCGACCCAGCTCGGCGTGCGTCTGCAGGCGATGGACGAGCAGGGGATCGACGTGCAGGCCCTCAGCATCAATCCCAACTGGTACAAGGTCGACCGCGACCTCGCCAAGCAGGTGTGCGCGATCCAGAACGAGAAGCTCGCGGCGGCGTGCGCCGCCACTCCCGACCGCTTCGTGGCCTTCGCCACGGTCGCGCTCCAGCATCCCGACCTCGCCGCCGAGCAGCTCGAGGAGGGTGTGAAGCGCTTCGGGCTCCGGGGGGCCGGCATCGGCGGCAACGTGGGCGGCATGGAGATCAGCGACCGGAAGTTCGATCCGTTCTGGGCCAAGGCAGAGGCGCTGGGCGTGCCGGTGTTCATCCATCCCCAGGGAGACGGGGCGCCCGATCAGCTCAACTCGCGCTTCCAGGGCAACGGCTATCTCGGCAACGTGATCGGCAACCCGCTCGAGACCACCATCGCGCTCTCGCACCTGATCTTCGAGGGCACGCTCGACCGGCATCCCAGGCTCAAGATCATCGGCGCCCACGGTGGCGGCTTCCTGCCGTCCTACTCGGGGCGCTCCGACTTCGGCTGCCCCACACGGCCCGATCTCTGCCCGGGCGGCACGCACGGGACCATCAAGAAGAAGCCGACGGACTATCTCAAGCAGATGTACTACGACACGATGGTGTTCAACCCCGAGGGCGTCCGGCATCTCGCCGCCGAGGTCGGCACGGGTCAGCTCCTGGTCGGGACGGACTATCCCTACCCGTGGACCAAGACGCAGGTGGACCTGATCTTACAGACCCCGGGGTTCAGCGACGTGGACCGCGCGGCGATCCTGGGCGGCACCGCCGCGGCGCTGCTGAAGATCGCGATCTAG
- a CDS encoding proline dehydrogenase family protein, producing the protein MSEPLALRAVELAEALLRDARAQQTGDEHARAAKLARMMADPHGKELTIALADQAFRSHRPERIADQLAYLLHRYGVPQYMDWWERVALLLGGAMAHYLPSLVVPPIVARLRHETQNVILPGEESELTRYLTERRRDGMRLNLNQLGEAILGEGEAGRRMEAYLALLARDDVEYISVKVSSVFSQIDLVAFRATVAHVAERLRRLYRAAARHDYTHPDGRVTPKFINLDMEEYRDLDLTVAAFQEVLDEEEFLPLRAGIVLQAYLPDSFRVQRALTAWAVARRARGGAPIKLRIVKGANLAMERIEAAVHGWPQAPYATKAEVDANYKRMLAYGVRPEHAEAVHLGVASHNLFDVAYGLVLRAEHRVEPWIEFEMLEGMANHQARAVQALAGGLLLYAPVVRAEDFHSAIAYLVRRLDENTAPENFLRHVFDLEPGSADWDAERDRFLDAFVIAESVPDAPRRTQDRRAEAQAPSVPRAPNVPFANAPDTDWTLPANRAWIDEVMTTWRARPPEAIRLQIGGAFHAGAREVEGRDPSRPGQVAYRYALAGAADVDRALAVARAAQPSWGARSPFERGALLEAAAVALGRRRADLIGAMILDGAKTVTEADAEVSEAVDFARYYARTLLESASELADCAMKPLGVVVVTPPWNFPLSIPAGGVLAALAAGNAVILKPAPEAVLVGAHLAQCLWEGGVPLSLLQFLPCPDDEVGRALVTDPRVGGVILTGSVETARLFLGWRPDLPLYAETSGKNAIIVTALADRDQAIRDLVRSAFGHNGQKCSAASLAICEAEVYDDEAFRRQLRDAAASLAVGSAWEPASRITPLTQPPGPALQQALTVLDEGESWLLEPRPHGDNPQLWSPGIKLGVRPGSFFHLNECFGPVLGLMRADGLDHAIALANRPPFGLTSGIQTLDDREVTHWVDRLDAGNLYVNRPITGAIVGRQPFGGWKASSVGPGAKAGGPNYVLELARWRQAALPAADGEPLSEALAAVLASCLEPLADAELQALAEASAASYARAWRRHFGVAHDPWGILGEDNLFLYRPCRRVLARGSTAKAEGVAALGRVILAAHVTGVPLTASLTPDSGDTDWVAGCPGAEVVVEDEAAFVERLELHTDAERVRAWEPLSAAAHAAANGRGLAVIDAPVLANGRLELRWYLREQAVSRVRHRYGSLTEPIKEGAP; encoded by the coding sequence ATGAGCGAGCCCCTCGCCCTCCGCGCCGTCGAGCTCGCCGAGGCCCTGCTGCGTGACGCGCGCGCGCAGCAGACGGGCGACGAGCATGCGCGCGCCGCCAAGCTCGCGCGTATGATGGCCGATCCCCACGGCAAGGAGCTGACCATCGCCCTTGCCGACCAAGCCTTCCGCAGCCACCGGCCCGAGCGCATCGCCGATCAGCTCGCCTACCTCCTCCACCGCTACGGTGTGCCGCAGTACATGGACTGGTGGGAGCGCGTCGCCCTGCTCCTGGGCGGCGCGATGGCGCACTACCTGCCGAGCCTGGTCGTCCCGCCCATCGTGGCGCGGCTCCGCCACGAGACCCAGAACGTCATCTTGCCCGGCGAGGAAAGCGAGCTCACGCGCTATCTGACGGAGCGCCGCCGCGACGGCATGCGCCTCAACCTGAACCAGCTCGGCGAGGCCATTCTGGGCGAGGGAGAGGCGGGCCGGCGTATGGAGGCGTACCTGGCCCTCCTCGCCCGCGACGACGTCGAGTACATCTCCGTCAAGGTGTCGTCGGTGTTCAGTCAGATCGACCTCGTGGCCTTTCGCGCCACCGTGGCCCACGTGGCCGAGCGCCTCCGCCGGCTCTATCGCGCCGCGGCCCGGCACGACTACACGCATCCCGACGGCCGCGTCACGCCCAAGTTCATCAACCTGGACATGGAGGAGTACCGCGACCTCGACCTCACCGTGGCCGCGTTTCAGGAGGTGCTGGACGAGGAGGAATTCCTCCCGCTGCGGGCGGGCATCGTGCTCCAGGCCTATCTGCCCGACTCGTTCCGGGTGCAGCGCGCGCTGACCGCGTGGGCCGTCGCGCGGCGGGCGCGCGGCGGGGCGCCCATCAAGCTTCGCATCGTCAAGGGCGCCAACCTCGCCATGGAGCGCATCGAGGCGGCGGTGCACGGCTGGCCCCAGGCGCCCTATGCGACGAAGGCCGAGGTCGACGCCAACTACAAGCGGATGCTCGCCTACGGCGTCCGCCCCGAGCACGCCGAGGCCGTGCATCTCGGCGTGGCCAGCCACAACCTCTTCGACGTGGCCTACGGCCTGGTGCTGCGCGCGGAGCACCGCGTGGAGCCGTGGATCGAGTTCGAGATGCTGGAGGGGATGGCCAACCATCAGGCCCGCGCGGTGCAGGCGCTCGCGGGGGGTCTTCTCCTCTACGCGCCGGTGGTGCGCGCGGAGGACTTCCACAGCGCGATTGCCTATCTCGTGCGCCGCCTCGACGAGAACACCGCGCCCGAGAACTTCCTCCGGCACGTCTTCGACCTCGAGCCGGGCTCGGCGGACTGGGACGCCGAGCGGGATCGGTTCCTGGATGCCTTCGTCATCGCCGAGTCGGTGCCGGACGCGCCGCGCCGCACCCAGGACCGGCGGGCGGAAGCGCAGGCGCCGTCCGTCCCGCGCGCGCCGAACGTGCCGTTCGCGAACGCGCCCGACACGGACTGGACGCTGCCCGCCAACCGCGCGTGGATCGACGAGGTGATGACGACCTGGCGCGCGCGGCCGCCCGAAGCGATTCGCCTGCAGATCGGCGGCGCGTTCCACGCGGGCGCGCGCGAGGTGGAGGGGCGCGACCCTTCACGCCCCGGGCAGGTCGCCTATCGCTATGCCCTGGCCGGCGCGGCCGACGTCGATCGCGCTCTCGCGGTGGCGCGCGCGGCGCAGCCGTCGTGGGGCGCGCGGTCCCCCTTCGAGCGCGGCGCCCTGCTCGAAGCGGCGGCGGTGGCGCTGGGCCGGCGCCGCGCCGATCTCATCGGCGCCATGATCCTCGATGGCGCCAAAACGGTGACCGAGGCCGACGCGGAGGTCTCGGAGGCGGTGGACTTCGCGCGCTACTACGCGCGCACCCTGCTCGAGAGCGCGTCCGAGCTGGCCGACTGCGCGATGAAGCCGCTCGGCGTCGTCGTCGTCACGCCGCCCTGGAACTTCCCGCTCTCCATCCCTGCCGGCGGCGTGCTCGCGGCCCTCGCCGCCGGCAATGCCGTCATCCTCAAGCCCGCGCCGGAAGCGGTGCTGGTGGGCGCGCATCTGGCCCAGTGCCTCTGGGAGGGCGGCGTGCCGCTCTCGCTGCTCCAGTTCCTCCCCTGCCCCGACGACGAGGTGGGGCGCGCGCTCGTCACCGACCCGCGCGTGGGCGGCGTCATCCTCACCGGTTCGGTGGAGACGGCGCGGCTCTTCCTCGGCTGGCGGCCCGACCTGCCGCTCTACGCGGAGACCAGCGGGAAGAACGCCATCATCGTGACCGCGCTGGCCGACCGCGATCAGGCCATCCGCGATCTCGTGCGCTCGGCCTTCGGCCACAACGGCCAGAAGTGCTCGGCGGCGAGCCTCGCCATCTGCGAGGCCGAGGTCTACGACGACGAGGCGTTCCGCCGCCAGCTCCGCGACGCCGCGGCGAGCCTCGCGGTGGGCAGCGCGTGGGAGCCGGCGAGCCGGATCACCCCGCTCACCCAGCCGCCCGGCCCCGCGCTCCAGCAGGCGCTCACCGTGCTCGACGAGGGCGAGAGCTGGCTGCTCGAGCCGCGGCCCCACGGCGACAATCCCCAGCTCTGGTCGCCGGGCATCAAGCTAGGGGTGCGCCCGGGCTCCTTCTTCCACCTGAACGAGTGTTTCGGCCCCGTGCTGGGGCTGATGCGCGCCGACGGTCTCGACCATGCCATCGCCCTCGCCAACCGGCCGCCGTTCGGCCTCACCAGCGGCATCCAGACGCTGGACGATCGCGAGGTCACGCACTGGGTGGACCGGCTGGATGCGGGCAATCTCTACGTGAACCGCCCCATTACCGGCGCCATCGTGGGCCGCCAGCCCTTCGGCGGCTGGAAGGCGTCGTCGGTGGGACCGGGCGCCAAGGCCGGGGGCCCCAACTACGTGCTCGAGCTGGCGCGATGGCGGCAGGCCGCGCTCCCCGCGGCGGACGGCGAGCCCCTGTCCGAGGCGCTGGCCGCCGTGCTCGCCTCCTGCCTCGAGCCCCTCGCCGACGCGGAGCTGCAGGCGCTCGCGGAGGCCAGCGCCGCCAGCTATGCGCGCGCCTGGCGCCGGCACTTCGGCGTCGCCCACGACCCCTGGGGGATACTCGGCGAGGACAACCTCTTCCTCTACCGGCCGTGCCGCCGCGTGCTCGCGCGCGGCTCCACCGCCAAGGCCGAGGGCGTGGCGGCGCTCGGCCGCGTCATCCTCGCCGCCCACGTGACGGGTGTGCCGCTCACCGCGAGCCTCACGCCGGACTCCGGCGACACGGACTGGGTCGCGGGCTGTCCCGGCGCGGAGGTGGTGGTGGAGGACGAGGCCGCGTTCGTCGAGCGGCTCGAGCTCCATACCGATGCCGAGCGGGTGCGCGCCTGGGAGCCGCTGTCCGCGGCGGCACACGCCGCCGCCAACGGCCGCGGGCTGGCCGTCATCGACGCGCCCGTGCTCGCCAACGGGCGCCTCGAGCTACGCTGGTATCTCCGCGAGCAGGCGGTGTCGCGCGTCCGCCACCGCTACGGCAGCCTCACCGAGCCGATCAAGGAGGGAGCGCCGTGA
- a CDS encoding peroxiredoxin, translating to MLNPGDKAPDFSGRDANGNPVKLADFKGKTVVLWFYPKADTPGUTAEGCGFRDLKADYDKKNAVILGVSFDTPAENKTFAEKFHFNFPLICDTDRTIGTAYGANADPAKGAQRVGVVIDKDGKIKAWHARVDARAWPSEVLKTL from the coding sequence ATGTTGAATCCAGGCGACAAGGCCCCGGACTTTTCCGGCCGTGACGCGAACGGCAACCCCGTCAAGCTCGCCGACTTCAAGGGCAAGACGGTCGTGCTCTGGTTCTATCCCAAGGCCGACACGCCCGGCTGAACCGCCGAAGGTTGCGGGTTCCGCGACCTCAAGGCCGACTACGACAAGAAGAACGCGGTGATCCTGGGCGTGTCGTTCGACACTCCGGCGGAGAACAAGACGTTCGCCGAGAAGTTCCACTTCAACTTCCCCCTGATCTGCGACACCGACCGGACGATCGGCACCGCCTACGGCGCCAACGCGGATCCCGCCAAGGGGGCGCAGCGCGTGGGCGTGGTCATCGACAAGGATGGCAAGATCAAGGCATGGCACGCTCGCGTCGACGCCCGCGCCTGGCCATCGGAGGTGCTGAAGACCCTGTGA
- a CDS encoding TIM barrel protein — MTARPLSLAHLTVLDATPPELVSAAAAAGFPHVGIRLTATPSVGIPPYDCLRDGPCLRETLARLADTGVTVLDTEFLRFEPDQPVGVPEGFLEVSARLGAKHVLVMSAEPEEARTLDRFAELCDRAAKYELRVGLEFAVYTGVRTLADAARLVKQSGRANTSVVVDFLHFSRSGGQPAHLHTVDPALFHYAQMCDAGPDMPAPTDTPNLIREARGGRFFPGEGALPVAELIAALPPSIPLAVEAPSAALAHLPAVERARRAHEALRRYAC, encoded by the coding sequence GTGACCGCGCGCCCGCTCTCCCTCGCGCATCTCACCGTTCTCGACGCCACGCCGCCCGAGCTGGTGAGCGCGGCGGCGGCCGCGGGCTTCCCGCACGTGGGCATTCGCCTCACCGCGACGCCCAGCGTGGGCATCCCGCCCTACGACTGCCTGCGCGACGGGCCCTGCCTGCGCGAGACCCTGGCGCGGCTCGCGGACACCGGCGTCACCGTCCTCGATACCGAGTTCCTGCGCTTCGAGCCCGATCAGCCCGTCGGTGTTCCGGAAGGATTCCTCGAGGTGTCGGCGCGCCTGGGCGCCAAGCACGTGCTGGTGATGAGCGCGGAGCCCGAGGAGGCGCGCACGCTGGACCGCTTCGCCGAGCTCTGCGACCGGGCGGCGAAGTACGAGCTGCGCGTGGGCCTCGAGTTCGCGGTGTACACGGGCGTGCGCACGCTCGCCGACGCCGCGCGGCTCGTCAAGCAGTCGGGGCGCGCGAACACCTCGGTCGTGGTGGACTTCCTCCACTTCAGCCGCTCGGGCGGGCAGCCCGCGCATCTCCACACCGTGGATCCGGCCCTCTTTCACTACGCCCAGATGTGCGATGCGGGGCCCGACATGCCGGCGCCGACCGACACGCCCAATCTCATCCGCGAGGCGCGCGGCGGCCGCTTCTTCCCCGGCGAGGGCGCGCTTCCCGTGGCCGAGCTGATCGCCGCCCTCCCGCCATCCATCCCACTCGCGGTCGAGGCGCCCAGCGCGGCCCTCGCGCATCTGCCCGCCGTCGAGCGGGCCCGTCGAGCGCACGAGGCGCTCAGGAGGTACGCATGTTGA
- a CDS encoding MBL fold metallo-hydrolase — protein MDTRVDEIAPKIYRLSTFLPQVGPKGLQFNQFLVDAEQPLLFHCGQRALFPAVSKAVARIIDLRRLRWIAFSHVEADECGALNEFLDAAPECTVTHGAIGLGIWLNDQSPRPPRALADGEVLDLGGKRVRRLDTPHVPHCWDAGLMFEETTGTLFCSDLFTHVGDPKPLTDGDILEPAVAADKQYPFMAVGPFVGSTLRRLGGFKPRTLAVMHGSSYTGDGAAQLDRLAEFYDNRLRR, from the coding sequence ATGGACACCCGCGTCGACGAGATCGCCCCGAAGATCTATCGCCTCTCCACCTTCCTGCCCCAGGTGGGGCCCAAGGGCCTACAGTTCAACCAGTTCCTGGTGGACGCGGAGCAGCCGCTCCTCTTCCACTGCGGGCAGCGTGCGCTCTTTCCCGCCGTGTCGAAGGCGGTGGCGCGCATCATCGACCTCCGTCGCCTGCGCTGGATCGCCTTCAGCCACGTGGAGGCGGATGAGTGCGGGGCGCTGAACGAGTTCCTGGACGCCGCCCCCGAGTGCACGGTGACTCACGGCGCCATCGGCCTCGGCATCTGGCTGAACGATCAATCGCCGCGGCCTCCGCGCGCGCTCGCCGATGGCGAGGTGCTGGATCTCGGCGGCAAGCGCGTGCGCCGCCTCGACACGCCGCACGTGCCGCATTGCTGGGACGCGGGGCTCATGTTCGAGGAGACCACGGGCACCCTCTTCTGCAGCGACCTCTTCACCCACGTGGGCGACCCGAAGCCGCTGACCGACGGTGACATCCTGGAGCCCGCGGTCGCCGCGGACAAGCAGTACCCCTTCATGGCCGTCGGCCCGTTCGTCGGGTCCACCCTTCGGCGCCTCGGCGGGTTCAAGCCGCGCACGCTGGCCGTCATGCACGGCTCCTCCTATACCGGCGACGGCGCCGCGCAGCTCGACCGGCTCGCCGAGTTCTACGACAACCGGCTGCGCCGGTGA
- a CDS encoding M20/M25/M40 family metallo-hydrolase has translation MPVDPAVTSQTVELLQQLIRNQCVNDGSVASGQEVRTTDVLRTYLQGSGLDLEVYEPLAAPGRTSLVARIEGSDPKAPTLCLMGHTDVVPVNPKTWSRDPFGGELVNDEVWGRGAVDMLNLTASQAVALKTLARRGWKPRGTLVYLACADEEAGGTLGAGHVCEEHWDALRADYLLTENGGTVSRPKHGDGLNVVVHVGEKGVAWRRLKVTGTPGHGSMPYGSDNALVKAAKVVGRLADYRPSPYVDALWATFVQTLDLAPAVKAALLDPAGVDDAIAGLSPSMARYLWSASHTTFSPNMCRGGNKTNIIPDAVDVEVDIRTVPGDDEDEVRRHLDKALGDLADEVEIEKLYSKPASMSPTDTPLWDVLGKVVAGHYPGARLSPRMIVGFTDAPYFRERGAVAYGFGLFSRALTAEAMAGRFHGNDERVDVESLALTTQAWLDTCQLLLG, from the coding sequence ATGCCGGTGGACCCCGCCGTCACCTCGCAAACCGTGGAGCTGCTGCAGCAGCTCATCCGCAATCAGTGCGTCAACGACGGGTCCGTCGCCTCCGGCCAGGAAGTGCGGACCACCGATGTGCTGCGGACGTATCTCCAGGGCAGCGGGCTCGACCTCGAAGTGTATGAGCCCCTCGCCGCCCCCGGCCGGACGAGCCTGGTGGCACGCATCGAGGGCAGCGATCCCAAGGCGCCGACCCTCTGCCTCATGGGTCACACCGACGTGGTGCCCGTGAACCCGAAGACGTGGTCGCGCGATCCCTTCGGCGGCGAGCTCGTGAACGACGAGGTGTGGGGGCGCGGCGCGGTCGACATGCTGAACCTCACCGCTTCGCAGGCGGTGGCGCTGAAGACGCTGGCGCGGCGGGGATGGAAGCCGCGCGGCACGCTGGTCTATCTCGCGTGTGCGGACGAGGAAGCGGGCGGCACGCTCGGCGCGGGGCACGTGTGCGAGGAGCACTGGGACGCGTTGCGCGCCGACTATCTCCTCACCGAGAACGGCGGCACGGTCAGCCGGCCCAAGCACGGCGACGGCCTCAACGTGGTCGTGCACGTGGGCGAGAAGGGCGTGGCCTGGCGCCGGCTCAAGGTGACGGGCACGCCGGGGCACGGCTCGATGCCGTACGGATCCGACAACGCCCTCGTGAAGGCGGCCAAGGTGGTGGGACGCCTCGCCGACTATCGCCCCTCGCCGTACGTCGACGCGCTGTGGGCGACCTTCGTGCAGACGCTGGATCTGGCCCCTGCCGTGAAGGCCGCGCTCCTCGATCCTGCCGGCGTCGACGACGCCATCGCCGGACTCTCGCCGAGCATGGCGCGCTATCTCTGGTCGGCCAGCCACACCACGTTCTCGCCCAACATGTGCCGGGGCGGGAACAAGACCAACATCATTCCCGACGCGGTGGACGTCGAGGTGGACATCCGCACCGTGCCGGGCGACGACGAGGACGAGGTGCGGCGGCACCTCGACAAGGCGCTGGGCGACCTCGCCGACGAAGTCGAGATCGAGAAGCTCTACTCCAAGCCGGCCTCGATGTCGCCCACCGACACGCCGCTCTGGGACGTGCTGGGCAAGGTGGTCGCGGGCCACTACCCCGGCGCGCGCCTGTCGCCCCGGATGATCGTGGGTTTCACGGACGCGCCCTACTTCCGCGAGCGGGGCGCCGTGGCCTACGGCTTCGGCCTCTTCTCCCGCGCCCTCACCGCCGAGGCGATGGCCGGGCGCTTTCACGGCAACGACGAGCGGGTGGACGTGGAGTCGCTCGCTCTCACCACGCAAGCCTGGCTCGACACCTGCCAGCTTCTCCTGGGGTAA
- a CDS encoding fumarylacetoacetate hydrolase family protein: protein MLTPERIDASARASLEMHRKRERYRPLDPAVRGGPLDDAYRIQDALHGLMKAEGRGEIVGWKIALTSKAMQQMTGVDQPAAGALFSTVVHQSPAIVDVGDYHHLGIEFEVAVRMRDDLPAGGPPWTRESVAPHVASCMPAFELVEDGNADYKSLDAFTLIAQNTWNGGVVLGTPMTTWKNVNLETAVTRAWVNDAPAGEGKTGDAMGHPLEALAWVANLLNRRGRRLERDMIVMTGSSITTKFPVPGDRVRFAIEGLGEVTLEATAPPGRL from the coding sequence ATGCTGACCCCAGAGCGGATCGACGCCAGTGCCCGCGCCAGTCTCGAGATGCACCGGAAGCGCGAACGCTACCGCCCGCTCGATCCCGCCGTGCGCGGTGGCCCGCTGGACGACGCCTATCGCATCCAGGACGCGCTCCACGGGCTCATGAAGGCGGAGGGCCGCGGCGAGATCGTGGGCTGGAAGATCGCGCTCACCTCGAAGGCCATGCAGCAGATGACCGGTGTGGACCAGCCCGCCGCGGGCGCCCTCTTCTCCACCGTGGTACATCAGTCGCCCGCCATCGTCGACGTCGGCGACTATCACCATCTCGGCATCGAGTTCGAGGTCGCCGTGCGCATGAGGGACGATCTCCCGGCCGGCGGGCCGCCGTGGACGCGCGAGTCCGTGGCGCCGCACGTAGCCTCCTGCATGCCCGCCTTCGAGCTCGTGGAGGACGGCAACGCGGACTACAAGAGCCTGGACGCCTTCACCCTGATCGCGCAGAACACGTGGAACGGCGGCGTGGTGCTGGGGACGCCCATGACCACGTGGAAGAACGTGAACCTCGAGACGGCCGTCACGCGCGCCTGGGTCAACGATGCGCCCGCGGGCGAGGGGAAGACGGGCGACGCCATGGGCCATCCCCTGGAGGCGCTCGCCTGGGTGGCCAATCTCCTGAATCGCCGCGGCCGCCGGCTCGAGCGCGACATGATCGTGATGACGGGCAGCAGCATCACCACCAAGTTTCCGGTGCCGGGCGACCGGGTGCGCTTCGCCATCGAGGGGCTCGGCGAGGTGACGCTCGAGGCTACGGCGCCGCCGGGGAGGCTCTGA